The DNA window GCCACTTTCAAGTTCATGAGCTAATGAGAAGTCTGGGGCTATAGCATTTCAGATGACAGTAGAAAGAGTAGAATTTGCTGTAAGTTTCTTCAGGGAATTTTGATTTCCTccgaatgaatgaataaatttacatataattgTTGAACACAGTATTATGCTCCTGGATTTACAGCAAAGTAGAAGACATGAGCCCTGCCCCCATGGAGCCGGCAGGTGGATTAGAAAGAGGGTTGTAACTCGGCTGAGGGAGTAGTGAGGATAATATAAACTGCCGCAGCGCGTGTCAAGGGCCAAAGTGCGGTCAAGGTGGAGTAACGGATGACTGTGTCAGGGTGACACAGGGGAAAGGTCTTGGTGGAGGAGAAGCACAGTGGGCGGGGAGAAGAagcagggtgggcagggagaagaggcagGGTGGGCGGGGACAGCGTGGGCGGGGACAGCATGGGCGGGGAGGAGAAGCAGCGTGGGCGGGGACAGCGTGGGCGGGGAGGAGAAGCAGCCTGGGCGGGGACGGAGCTCCCACTCCTTTAGGGGCAGGTAAGAAAGACAAGCACCTGCCTCTTCTCAATTCAGCCCTTTTGTGACCTCAGGGTGTAGATCTTAGGTAATTAGACCACATCCACTACCGGCTGGAATAATTAAACCATCAGTCGTGCAAAGCTTGAGTCTTACCTCCTTGAACATGTTCTAAATGCTAATGTGTTTCCTCCTACAACGGAGCCCCTGGGTCTGAAAGTCTTTAGCAAACACCTCGCTTCCCTTATGGGACAATTTCACTGGTCCTGCCCTAAATGAGGCTCTTCTCAGCTTCACCTTCTTCCCCTGGTTTCGCCAAGGGAAACTCTCTGTGGGAGGTACTCCCTTTTCAAACTTGCCCAGGGCCCAGGTGAGCTGAGTCAGGGACTGGGCATGGACACAAGAGGGCAGCAAATAACACCAGACTCGTCAAAgccagaaaacacatttttttgcAGTCCTCTTTCTGACTTGGGGGTGTAGAAGCTCTACATCCGAAAGCAAGCAAGCCATTTCTTGATGCCTGCTAGGTAGGAGGCATCTGATAAAAGGTCGGTCCACAAAGAAGTCCAAGCAGCAGACAACCTGCCTCTGATTCGGGGTGGGGTTATCCTATCACCAGAACTACTGCATCTCAGATAACACACCCAGGAGGAGCCTGCTGTTAACAGTCCTGTGGAGATGGGGCCAGAGCTCAGAAGCTgtaaaaaagacatttcattttgATCCAATGTAAACGTCAAAGGGTTCCTTTCCTTGGCTCCTTAAGCCTGAAGTTTTCCTAGCGTGGTAACTGGAACACCAAAAGTGCACGGTAAATGCACTTGGGGTGAGTGAATGAGAAGTAACCTCACCGTCTCAAACGAACTTCTCTCCAAAGGccaaatgaattttaaacataCTAGTTATTTGGGCTCAACCAGTTAAAAGAGGCAATGCAGCAACATTTAATGCTTTTCAAGGTAGATGAACATATTGGGGGCAGGGgtagaaagggaaacaaacagagagagactctgacgatagagaacaaactgagggttaatggagggaggtggggggggatgggctagatgggtgatgggcattaaggagggcacttgtggggacccTGGtggctgattaagcatctgactcttgatttcagttcagatcaggatctcaaggtttgtgagattgagccccacaatgggctctgtactgacagcaaagagcctgcttgggattctctctccctctctctctctgtcccttcccagctcacgctccctctctccctctcgtaaaataaagtaaaaacaaatggaaggcacttatgatgagccctgggtattgtatgtaagtgatgaatcactgaattcttctcCGGAAACCAATATCTCAGGGTATGTTAACTAGCtccaatttaaataaaaatttgaatacaaaaaaaaaaaaaaaagaccgttTCCCACCTGGAGAGTCTCAGCTGCAACAGGTATGCCTGGATTTCCCAGGAGAGATTTTTGTCAGTTTGTTTCTCCTTTGGCAACAGGTTCACCCGTGATGTCAGGTTACTATGGTGTCAGAAGATCTTTCCTCTCTGACTCAGACTTCCACAACTCGAAGCAGTTTGCAAACGACGTCTCCACCTCCAAGGCCTTTCCGTGTGAGTCCCCCGCGGGGCAGAGCCACCCGGCCCTCCTGGATTCCTACTTCCCGGAGCCCTACGCAGACCACCGGCCCCCGCCGGGCCTGACCCCCAGCACCGGCTCCCTGTTCAGCGCCTCGTCCCTGCCGCCATTCCTGCCGCCACCCTTCCCTGGGGACCCCACACACTTCGTGCTTGTGAGTATGCAGGGGTCTCCCGTTTAGGGAGTAAGATGAGGCCTGGGCTCGCACGGCAACCGGCCGCTCGTCATGCTTGGCAGCCAGGTGGAAGTCAGGTCTGGCTTGCCCTGCACACCCCTGAGGCTGCTTTCCCCGGACACactcccaggggcccctcctcaaAATCCACGCCCACCTGCACACCTGCACACGGAGACCGCCACAGGGTCGATCCATCTAGGGTCTTGGGAGGGGACGACTAGACGGCAGGTTTATATCCATTTTGTTAGGAGTCAACCGATTTTGCAAGACACTCCCCCATGGAAGAAAGAGCACTGAAGTGACTTCTCCCACGTGACCAGGATCTAAACCGCCAGGGCAGGCCATCAaggtgtctccttccctcccagtccccctgccccctttcccGTAGTATTTCTACCCTATAGAATCCTGTTCTCCCTCATTCCTAAAAAAGAGGTGAGTTTATAAAGATCTGAAGAATACCAACACCGATCTTATAAAAAAACTGTGAAGTTTTCAACTACAAAGGAATGTATCTCTAAAGATGGGATCTTAGACACAAGGGGGCGGGAATTAACATTATGGAGTTACCTCCTCCAGCCAGGAACTCCTGTGTGCCTCTGTTCCTTTCGTACTTGCAACAACTCAGGATATGGTTCTTAAagccccattgtacagatgaacaAAGTGAGGTGCTCAGCGTGGGGAAGGTAGTAAGTAGCGTAGCCATGAGCTGAACCTGACTCTTTCCAGCTCCAAGCCTCCGGAAGTTCTACCTCTTGGCTCACTGAGGGCAAAAGCCCAGCATGTGGTTTGGAGACCCTCTGCTCCCAGGAGCAGCCAGAGCTGACGGCCCCACTGTGGAAGGGGCATTCTAGGACCCTGGGTGTGGTGAAGCTCAAAAGGAATGCAAGACATAGTACATCGTAATTGGTAAAATGCTGTACAAATGTTCACTTTATTCTCTCATTTCACTCATTTAGTGGTGTCTTCTGGGGAAGGGAATTGTCATAACTATAGAGAATCTAATTCTCGAGtaagaaaggaagtaaaactcTTCACTGGTGTCAGACACTAGAGGGAACAGGTGCCTGGTAAGGAAGCCTGAACAGCAGAGAGGGGACATCGAGGCCCTCTTGAAGCCATAGTCTGACCGCAGCCAGTGCTGGCGAGGAAATCTGTCCCTGTCAGAGTATCATCTAATGACTAACCCCAATGACCTTTCCGTTCTCCTCAGAGGGACTCATGGGAGCAAACGGTGCCCGATGGTCTCGCCCAGGCAGACCCCATGCCCACCGACTCTCTGCAGCCCTTGCCGTCGGGCCCGGGATGCCTCTCCCAGCTGGAGTCTGGGACCAGCGCGCAGCACCGGGGCTCCAGCTGGGGAGCCCCCCTGGCGGGCCCTCAGTCCTACTCCCTGCACACGCTGGAGGATCTGTACCACGTGCCAGGGTACCCCACCCCGCCGCCGTATCCCTTCACCTCTTTCATGACCATGCCCAACGACCTACCGCACAAGGTGGCACCCCTGGCCCCGGAGGAGGGGGCAGACGCCCCCGGCCTTCAGGACCCTTCTTCGTGGACCAAAGAGGACGGGAGCATGGCGTGGGAGTCCTATGAGTGCCGCAGAGCTTACTGAAGGGAGCACTGGAGGacgtctgtctttctctgaggtGGGGTCTGTATTTCACGGACTGATTCCAGCGCGCTAGCTCATTCATTCAGAACAGGCCATGATGCCGCCCTTTGTTACCAGACCGCGGGATTCATTTGTaatcctccctcccacagcccaCGAAACACAAAGTACATTGATTTGGGACATCAGGGACTGAATTCTAGCCAGACACGTGCGAGTGATGTCTTTGTGGAACTTTAGTAACGCGTTACATTCTGAATTCTGTTACCTTCAAACTGTCGTGTTTAGTGCTCATGGTTTTCTTATgttacattaaaaagtttatgCACATTGTGAAGTACACTGATTTTCCTGTGCAGTTTTTTGCGGTGATGAGCTATGTGTGTCCTATTGTAAGAGAGAAAGCATA is part of the Suricata suricatta isolate VVHF042 chromosome 11, meerkat_22Aug2017_6uvM2_HiC, whole genome shotgun sequence genome and encodes:
- the C11H11orf53 gene encoding uncharacterized protein C11orf53 homolog isoform X2: MENVPGDYSKRVYQGVRVKHTVKDLLAEKRSRQTSNSRFNSGVTNTQSAFAQMPGSPVMSGYYGVRRSFLSDSDFHNSKQFANDVSTSKAFPCESPAGQSHPALLDSYFPEPYADHRPPPGLTPSTGSLFSASSLPPFLPPPFPGDPTHFVLRDSWEQTVPDGLAQADPMPTDSLQPLPSGPGCLSQLESGTSAQHRGSSWGAPLAGPQSYSLHTLEDLYHVPGYPTPPPYPFTSFMTMPNDLPHKVAPLAPEEGADAPGLQDPSSWTKEDGSMAWESYECRRAY
- the C11H11orf53 gene encoding uncharacterized protein C11orf53 homolog isoform X1 codes for the protein MLLLEMRGFLQRQNPIPGDYSKRVYQGVRVKHTVKDLLAEKRSRQTSNSRFNSGVTNTQSAFAQMPGSPVMSGYYGVRRSFLSDSDFHNSKQFANDVSTSKAFPCESPAGQSHPALLDSYFPEPYADHRPPPGLTPSTGSLFSASSLPPFLPPPFPGDPTHFVLRDSWEQTVPDGLAQADPMPTDSLQPLPSGPGCLSQLESGTSAQHRGSSWGAPLAGPQSYSLHTLEDLYHVPGYPTPPPYPFTSFMTMPNDLPHKVAPLAPEEGADAPGLQDPSSWTKEDGSMAWESYECRRAY